Proteins co-encoded in one Artemia franciscana chromosome 10, ASM3288406v1, whole genome shotgun sequence genomic window:
- the LOC136031628 gene encoding protein suex-1-like: MKVLASMVICVLFMCLVSFTTARPREAEAFGTLQFDDFAERRQGSDERNNQKRDEKGRFYGGYGFGYPYYGYGGYGLGGYGGYGGYGGYGGFYG, from the exons atgaaGGTTTTGGCATCAATG GTTATTTGTGTCCTCTTCATGTGTCTAGTCAGTTTTACCACTGCCAGACCAAGAGAGGCAGAAGCCTTTGGAACATTACAATTTGATGATTTTGCAGAAAGAAGACAGGGCTctgatgaaa gAAACAATCAAAAGAGAGACGAGAAAGGCAGATTTTATGGAGGATATGGCTTCGGCTATCCATATTACGGATACGGTGGATATGGCCTTGGAGGATATGGAGGCTACGGTGGCTATGGAGGCTATGGTGGCTTTTATGGTTAA